AGAGAGGAAGGAGAGAGCCAGGACAAGAGCTTTGGGCTGGTGATCCCCGAGGGCAGAGTGCACGGCGGTGGGTTGATGTCTTTGCTTGCAGGTAACGTGAAGAATGCTATTGGCGGTGGGAAGGTATGACCTTCATTTAGACGCACGGTACCCTCAAAACGCAGTTGCCTAATCGGGAAGAGGGATGTGGTGTAGAACAAGTTGTCTATATTATTGGTTGGTTCTCTGAGTCTGTCTCAAAAACTCTATAATCTTGTCTGGTTGGGTTGTACTCGCTCCACACGGTGTTAAAAGAATTGGAGTGTGGAAGAATTAAGGATCTGTGTCTAGCTGTTGTATGGCTTTGTAAGATTCCATTCCTCCAGACTTGCAGGCACCAGTTCTTATCAATAATTGCTGTATTAGGTGCTTCCAGGAAGTTTAGTGTCACTTGTGTTGTATGTGGTCTTTCATTGGGGTGTTTCTTTGGCACATTGTGATCAGTTCATGTCAAGGGAAGAAAAGTCAAAGAAAGAGGATTCACCTTcgcaatttgtttcttgaatgaTGCTCCTGATTTATTGCATCCACCTTTTGGTTTTAGCAGATTGTGAATTGCTGTGTTGTTTCCTTCCTGACCTTTTGTTGGCTGAGTCTCTATCTCAATCACATCTCCATTAGTTTAGAGTTTAGATTTGTGATCTAAAAGTTGTCAGTACAGATAGATTCTGTCTGTATGACATGAAGTCCCAAATGAAATGGTCACCAGTACTGTTGAATGCATCACCATTTGGGAATTGAGAGGAACGTGGAAGAATACCTTTTCAGAATAATTAATAATCTAATATCAtggaaaataattaaaaaataatgatattatgGGTTACATTTCTCCACCaataaacagagagagagagagagagagacgcactCACATGGACACAGACAGAGGCAAATAGAGAGAGACGCACACAGAAACAGAAGGACGGCAGCGGCCGCAACCAAGGAGAAAAGCCATAGCCTTTTCGTTGCTGTGTCGTCCCTGAAGTCCATTGTTGGTTTCCTTCAGATCCGTTGACTTCCCGACGACTAGGGTTCCCCGATCGCATCATCAAGTCTCGATCTTTTCCAGGTTTACCTCCCTCGAATTATCCGCGATTGCTGGATCCGGACGACCGCTGTCCTCAAGACTCCATCTTTGCTTCCTCCGGCGGCCCTGAATCGCCTCCTCGATCCTAAGGTGTTCTCTTGCTCTGTCGCCCGGATCTTGTGTAAAATATCTGCAACCGGGCTGATCAATAGAGGAATGTCTTCCACGTTGAAGTAGCAGGGATCGTGAGTTCGGCGCCAAAAGAGAAGCTTTGTTTCCGTGGTGCTGCGTCCCCGTCGAAGATGGTCTTCTGGGAAGGGTACGTGAGTGATGAGTTGACGGGCACCCTTGCCCCTATCGTGGTTTATTGGCTGTACGCAGGGATGTATCAGCTCTTGCCCCCTTTGGACCAGTACCGGTTGCACACGAGAAAAGAAGAGGAACAGAAGAATTTGGTGCCGCTGTCCTCCGTGATTAAGGGTGTTTTGCTTCAGCAGCTGGTTCAGGCCACGGTTGCAGGGCTGATGTTCTTGGTGAGTAGCTGAAACCCTTAAACAGTGGTGGCAGTTCTGATTGCTTGTTTTAGTAATCTTGTCCCATTTTCCATAGTAATGACTCGTTATCAGAGGTAAGAAATCTAACTCGTTATTAGCAGTAAGGTGGAAATGCGTTGTGTTGGATCTGAACCTTCCATGTTATGGTTATTAAGTTTGACATTTTACATAAATTGAAATTTATATATATCTTAGTCCCTTGAGATAGATTGCAAGGGTTGACATCTTCCATAACTTGCTATGAAATATGCAAGATGGTTGATGCATGTGCAAGTTTATAATCTACTGGTTGCAAACCACAAGGCACATATTGCCTGCAGGCTTCAGTAGCTGCATAACTTTTAGTCAAAATCCTTCTGAGAGGAAATACTTTTTGGTCAACCGGAAGTCAATTGAAATTGCTTCAGTTTATTGTAGCCAAATGTCATTATGATAAGAGGTGTACTCTTATGTGTCCACAAATACCAGTTAGGAGAATACCTGATGCTAAATCTTCAGTGCAGATCTATGGCCGCAATATATGGTATGCTTGTTAGGATATTTTGAAGTCATCATTTCAGTCCAACCGAAAGGGTGCcttttacataattttattttttttggtggACATGGAGGGTGGGTGGAGGTACCTGCAATTCTTAATTGTGGAAAGAGTGTGTTGATGAATTATTTTACTGAAGCGCCCTTTTCAGTTCTTGTCGATAATCCTCATACTCAAAGTTATAAAATTAGGGAGTTTCAGCCATTTACCAATTACTATATTTTTTTGCTTAAGATGTTAGTTTATAAATCAAATATGGAGTCAGTTAGTTATGTATGTAGAATTATTTCATCAGAAGCAATGTAtgttgtcagatttttatgaaaTAAACTGGTTAGATAGAAtcctaccatcatgatgtgacctCAGAGCCTATTGCTGGTCTACACTTTGTAGGTGAAAATTACTTGTCCCTCTAGCTCTTCATCCTTGGGTCGCACAGATTTTTGGTTAAAAAAGAACACTATGTTGAGGTGGTTTGTCTTTTTTTTGGCTGTTTTATTTTATCCTATGATCTTACATTTACTTTTATGAGTCTCCTGAGGGTTCTTTCTCATTTTACTTCATGTTAAATAACTTTTGTAATCattcttttattatcattttccaaGACTGGTTCCGAAAGGAGTTGATTGTTTTACATAAGAAACACTTATATTAGTTCATTTCATAACATGGTATAAAAATGCCTTTTGAACCCATAATCATGCCTCTTTTCTAGGAATAGTACTTACAGTGTGACTGATGTGATCCGGAGACCATTCAATCCAGGAATACTTATCTTTGTAGAACTATGTGATATTAATCTAACTTGAGAACTGGAAGTGCAAGCTACGCAATCTAAAACTCTTGCGAATGGCTTGGAATTTTCATGTTTCACTCAACATCTTAGCAACTACAGCCACCTGCTATACTTTGAAGTGGTGTGTGGTTGCTGCTTACCATATAACGTGTTGAGACTTTCTTGAATTGGCAATATATGTGAATCTTATTCTGTGTGATAAACCCAGATGATTGCTTTCCTCAAGCGAGTGTGTGCTTTATATCTAAATATAGTCCTTTCAAGTGTTCTCTCACATCAGCTAATATACAAATTTGTGCTAGTTATAGTTTTAAGTACAAGGATAATTGGTGGTACTTGTTTGTTAGCATTACAATGCTTCATCACAATGTTAAACAATTGTGGTGAAGACCCAAGTGGGGAACTTTGTGTCTACTCATCGTTTCCTGTTCCGATATAAGAGACTACTTCTTGTAGTCACATAAACGTATGATCCATAACTACGTTCATTGACATGCACTATCTAGTTTCTTGTATGCAAGGGCTATAATGTGGCAGTCAACTTTTTGTTTTTTTCATATATGTAGAGATAATCTTAAAATAACATATATGACACCAGAAAACTATGATCTGATGGATTGTTATTTATCTGCAACCTCATACTGCAGGTTACTGCTAAGCCAAGCATAGCTGGTAGCTTAATCCAACCGCCTGTGCATGTCCAACTGATCCAGATCTTGGTGGCGATGTTCATAATGGACACGTGGCAATATTTCATCCATCGGTATATGCACCAGAACAAATTCTTGTACCGCCATGTCCACTCCCAGCATCACAGGCTGGTTGTTCCTTATGCTATAGGTGCTCTTTACAATCACCCATTGGAGGGCCTACTTCTGGACACCTTTGGTGGGGCCATCTCATTTCTGATCTCGGGGATGACGGCAAGGACATCTGTATTCTTCTTCTGCTTTGCAGTAATCAAGACTGTTGATGATCATTGTGGTCTTTGGCTGCCTGGGAATATCTTCCACGTCATCTTTCAGAACAACACTGCCTACCATGATATCCATCATCAGCTCCAAGGCACAAAATACAATTACTCACAGCCATTCTTCTCCATATGGGACAGGATACTGGGCACCTACATGCCATTCAGTTTGGTGACCCGCCAAGAAGGGGGATACGAGGCAAGAATACTAAAAAAGACTAGCTGACATGTTAAAAGATAGAGTTTGAAGTGGGTGTGCCGTGTGCATAACAACAGCAGTATCAGGTTTGTTGAAAGTTTACTCGGTTTAATCCTCTTGAAATTAGCAGGATGCTTAATCTGCTTGTTCTCTCATTATTTGACTAGTTTCTGGGCACTGTTCTCTTACCAGTGGCTTATAAGTTATATTTCTAGAAGTTCCGAGTTTTCTTGCATGTAAAGAATTAttcttcaagtttttttttttttttgcagtacCGACTACTGAGACTTGATTTCATGATGGTTTGTGAGTTTTTCTTATATCCGACGAATTTGGGAGCATAGTTTGCCTGTGCTAGTAATTGAATCCTGATATCATGCCATGTTCAAAAGACTGCATCTTATTAGTTCAGATCAAAAAGCAGGGTTTCATTTTTGACATGTAAACATAAATTTATCTCTCTTCCAAAGTGTTAAAATTCCAAATTCTACAATTTATGATCTTCCACTAGTGACAATCCTAATCGCAAATGTAATACATTAGTTATAGGTTTATCTTGTATTTTCTGTCAAAATGTATTCACATACACACAATGCACATTGTTTCACAAATTCAAATCTGCTTTGATAACCAAGGGAACTCTAGCACTATCACAGCATCCACATATAGGAGACTGAGATGTCAGCTTAGCACACTGTGAAGAGTTCATAAATGTGTTCCAAAGTTGGGCTGCCTCATTCTTGTATTCTTGGAGTATGCTTTCTAGTGGACTTCATATTTTCAGGAACAGTGTCCATTCTCAGAAACCTAATGCATGTCACATTCATGTCTACAAGGTAGTATGTAATTTGGTCCCAGAGCTGGATTGAACAATCATCTTGTTTATCAAATGTTATCATATGATAACTTACATGCCATCAACGAGACCCGATTCATTTTCTTCATATATGACTCATATCAATATTCTACCCTAGGCTGTGCTTCTCCATTTGTGACCCGTATGATCAGAGTTGGGTTTTTCCATTATGGCTAGTCAATTATCTCCAGTTTGTACAATTATACCAACTATTTTAGGATACTTGTGATCTCTTTTTTTATACGACTCATATTGTTCCGACTATTTAGAATTCCACTATATTGATCTTTTTCTATCATTGAGCTCTTTTTCCATCCTcataaatatattccatatctgtAATATACTAGGTTGTCAAAGAGAGACCTGCTAGGCTTCAACACCCCACTGTCCCTTTATCTTGTAGATCGGATCCTGATACCAGAGCTAAAACCCGGAACCCCAATATCAGAGTCCCTAGGTCGAAACCTGGGACTCGTTTCAACACATAACATAATCATGTTTGCACCAGCGTTCAACTTTGTCGGATGACCAAACTTGACCTCATTACTGAATATACTCTGTTATCTGCAGAGGCATGCTTTTATATTAGTCTAATGATCTCATTAGCATAGTCTGCAAATTTGACTGCCCCTGCTGAACATACTTCTCCATGTTGATGAACAATGCATCAACCTGAGATGCTATTCCCAGACATGTCGTCTGATATCAGCACATTGTTCACTGTACATCGACATGGATCAGGACACTCATGGCTGCGCCAGCGACCTCTGCAACAGTGTCACCATCTCACTCCTGTTGCTTAGATCTGTCTGCTGATTAACTTAGTTTGGCTTCTCTCCCTCCTTGTCAGAGAGAGGAAGAAATGGATTCTGTATACATTCTAGTGGGAATTGGCAGTACAAGAATCTTGGAGGACAAGGCAAACTTTCCTGCCATTATTAATATGCTTGTACGAGACACTGGGGATTACTTTCATCTCATTCTAAAGCCAATAGAATTGCCTGTTTGATTGTAGCAATATTGGAACCATGCAGTATCAGACACCAAAGGTTTTTTTCTTTTCCGAAtaagccaattcatttgggaCCTTGCAGATTCATTCTTTTTCCTATTCGAAGATCAGCCCTTTGTCTTTGTGTTTTCACGTCCCGAATTCTTTGCGGATGAAGAGATATC
This DNA window, taken from Musa acuminata AAA Group cultivar baxijiao chromosome BXJ3-7, Cavendish_Baxijiao_AAA, whole genome shotgun sequence, encodes the following:
- the LOC103992418 gene encoding very-long-chain aldehyde decarbonylase GL1-9, translating into MVFWEGYVSDELTGTLAPIVVYWLYAGMYQLLPPLDQYRLHTRKEEEQKNLVPLSSVIKGVLLQQLVQATVAGLMFLVTAKPSIAGSLIQPPVHVQLIQILVAMFIMDTWQYFIHRYMHQNKFLYRHVHSQHHRLVVPYAIGALYNHPLEGLLLDTFGGAISFLISGMTARTSVFFFCFAVIKTVDDHCGLWLPGNIFHVIFQNNTAYHDIHHQLQGTKYNYSQPFFSIWDRILGTYMPFSLVTRQEGGYEARILKKTS